The genomic stretch CCTCGATGGCGCGGCTCTCAAGCTTGGCGACGGAACCCCGGTGATCGGTCTGACGCTGCGTTTTGATAGGCTCGATTACTTCTGGTTCTGCCTGCTGCACGAGCTCGCACACGTCGGACGGCACATGGACATCGACGGCCAGGGAGCCTTCGTGGACGATCTATCCCTTCGTGCAGTGGAAGGTTCGCCTGACGATCCGCAGGAGAACCAGGCCGACGAATGGGCCGAAGAAGCTTTGGTTCCTCGGGCGCTCTGGGAGTCAAGTGCTGTTCGTGAGAACCCCACGGCCATGTCCGTCATCAACCTCGCGAATGCGCTCAAGGTGCACCCTGCCATCGTTGCTGGAAAGATTCGGTATGAGCGACGGAACTTTCGCTTGCTGTCGCAGTTCGTCGGGACTGGCGCGGTCAGACGTCACTTCGACATGAGGTCATAGCAGGTCGACACATTTACGAGCGCGGCCAGGTGCACAGGAAGCGCAAAGCTCGGTTTCAACGAGTCGCCGGAATGTCCAGGACCGCGACCGATTGGACGCGCCCTTCGGCGCCCTCAGCGGCTCCGGCCAATTGGCCTTTGATTCCTTGACGGCCACATTGATCTGGCCACAAAGATCTCGCCCCCGAAGCGCTTGAGGAGCCCTCCGTGCGTGCTATGACATTCCTCGTCAGGGCGCGGGGGCGTGAGGTAGACGCGGCCCTGCGAGGCGTGGCGAATGGCGGCGAGCAGATCTTCGCCGGGCGATTACTTGAACAGGAACGCCGCGGTGCCTCCGCGCGTCACCACAGCAACAGCGCGACGCCCGCGAGCGCCACGACCGTGCCAAGCACGGCACGTGTCGTCACCGGCTCGTGGAAGACCAATCGTGCGATGGGCAGCAGAAACAGCGGGGTGACGCTCATGAGCGTCGAAGCGACACCGACGGGTGCGAGATCGATGGCGACGAGCGAAAGCCACACGCCGGCCACGGGGCCGACGACCGCCCCAACGACGACTTCCCGGCTTGCCCGTCCATCCTCGCGGAAGGCGCGTAACGTATCTCCCACACGGCCGAGGATCGCGGAAGCGATCCAGGCGGATGCGGTGGCCGCGAGGAGTCGAATCACGTTTCCCGACTGCGCCGATGCGCCTTCGATGAGCCCGAGCTTGGCGGTAATCAATCCGAATGCCTGTCCGGCCGCCCCTCCGAAGGCGAACAAGAGCCCGGCCACATAGGAGCGTTTCTCGCCCGGTACATCGATACGTCTCCGCTGGGAGACGACAGAGGCAACGCCGGAAACGGTGACGACGATACCCGCCCATTCTCGTGCCAAGAGGAGCTCTCCGAGAACGATCGTGCTGGCGAGCGCGGCGATCACCGGGGAAAGCGTGAACACGAGCATGGAGAGCGCCGGGCCGATGCGAACGTAGGCGCGGAAGAGCAGATCGTCGCCGACCGCGAGACCGATGACGCC from Vicinamibacteria bacterium encodes the following:
- a CDS encoding DMT family transporter — its product is MILAGELAGLGTAALFSASAVLFTLASRRVGSARVNRFRLLVALLIACTVHWVTRGQPAPWELSRSTWMWLAISGVIGLAVGDDLLFRAYVRIGPALSMLVFTLSPVIAALASTIVLGELLLAREWAGIVVTVSGVASVVSQRRRIDVPGEKRSYVAGLLFAFGGAAGQAFGLITAKLGLIEGASAQSGNVIRLLAATASAWIASAILGRVGDTLRAFREDGRASREVVVGAVVGPVAGVWLSLVAIDLAPVGVASTLMSVTPLFLLPIARLVFHEPVTTRAVLGTVVALAGVALLLW